Proteins from a single region of Hordeum vulgare subsp. vulgare chromosome 6H, MorexV3_pseudomolecules_assembly, whole genome shotgun sequence:
- the LOC123404003 gene encoding 60S ribosomal protein L35a-1-like, translating into MVKGRTGQRVRLYVRGTILGYKRSKSNQYETASLVQIEGVNTREDVAWYGGKRMAYVYKAKTKSNGTHYRCIWGKVSRPHGNTGVVRAKFTSNLPAEAMGKKVRVFMYPSSI; encoded by the exons ATGGTGAAGGGACGCACCGGCCAGCGCGTGAGGCTCTACGTCCGCGGCACCATCCTCGGATACAAGAG GTCCAAGTCGAACCAGTACGAGACGGCGTCGCTGGTGCAGATCGAGGGGGTGAACACCAGGGAGGACGTGGCCTGGTACGGCGGCAAGAGGATGGCCTACGTCTACAAGGCCAAGACCAAGAGCAACGGCACCCACTACCGCTGCATCTGGGGCAAAGTCTCCCGCCCCCACGGCAACACCGGCGTCGTCCGCGCCAAGTTCACCTCCAACCTGCCCGCCGAGGCCATG GGGAAAAAGGTCAGGGTCTTCATGTACCCGAGCAGCATCTAA